TATTTAACCAGTTTTTcctataaagagctggtgtgttttctataaagagttggtacaaaatatactacaaaacctgccagtttttcataaagagctggtatcttatgcgctatttcttttttttttttgactttcacatatttaatttataaatataaaacatactagttttcaTATGGCcactatttaaccaatttttcctataaagagttggtatgtttcccataaagagttggtacaaaacatactacaaaacctgctagtttttcataaagagctggtatgttatgtgctatttaaccaatttttcatatttaaacaaatttatgaaaattaaaataacgtatttgaaagttgcgtttttatttggaagaacGCATTCGCTAGATGTATTTTTCACCCTTTGGGAAGAGACTTAAAAATCGCCACCCTTTAGGAAGTTAATTTAAAAACTCCCTGTTTTTGGGAATTTACACCTTGTTAACGCAGCCACTACATTTATTTTctggtattaatttttttaaaatttatgattttcttatgttttattAAAAAGTTAATAACTATTGTAGTTACAATTATGGAAATGTTAATTTATCGTATGtgtaattcttttattttataagaattgttatatcaagggtaaatttcaaatttaattgcatttaattccgaAACACTCATCAAACCAAGCATCAGGAATTGGAATGATGCTAATTCCAATGTGTGAATCAAACtagatattggaatgaaaagtttaattccaaaaccagagtcTATGATTTCATTTCCATTTCCGACTCCAATCTGTGAAACAAGCAGCCCCTTAGTGTTATTTTATCTAATCTTACATGGTCAAGAGAGGGATTGTCATTAAAAATAAGATTAATCttcactgacagtgtatatactttcacccatagttattaaacccaaccCGGGAAGGAACCCGGCGAAGgaggtgggtcaacgggttaCCGGTTGAACCGGTGGGTGAGTGGTTGAACCGGTGggtcactacatatatttaaatattatatttcataattatttatataagatatatgatataaattgtaataaataatgtcataacaaaagctcatttaatttaatttgttataaaataattaattcatataagaatcaaccaaatataaagttatttattaatataccaaacttcaagtgtaaaattttatgtatatttagtgtaattatctagcttatttatgaattttaagtgtaaaaatttattaaaaataatatttgtctttaaatgaattatgtaatatgttatttttggaatccattttataacttatagagtttggagggtaataaatttttattaaaagattccaaataaatttgttttagagaaaaaaagatagaattgaaaaaacatTTATATATCATACTAAAGCTATTATATCAACATATTTAGAAGTGGTTTGGTGGTAAGCAAGCGGTAGTGTGAGGGCAAAGGTCGGAAGTTCGAGTCCCAACAATAGCAATATaatttttccacaaaatccGGTTAGTGACAAAACCGGCCAAAACCGGCCGGGTTTCCGGTTTAACCCGGTTCGACCGCCGGGTCGTTGACTAAGTCAACGGTCTCTGTGCACAAACGATCTGATTCCAAACTCGGCCCGGTCCAATGACCGGTCCACCGGTTTGACCGGTTCGACCGTCGGGccgggccgggtttaataactatgctttCACCATTAGATACATGACacataattcgaatttgaatttgaaatctaaattttgcatatgtgtcGTACATCCAactgtgatagtgtatacactatcagtgtgtataaaatttacttttaaaaataacattaaagttcccctctttctttctttctttctttttttttttttgcaaaatttgtttgtttatctttctttacttttcttttttaggaaGAATTGCAAAATTCTTTTCTACAATCATACCACATAGGAGAAACCAACATAGGGCAGACAATCCATTATGCACAAAACACAAAATCAGTCACAATTAGCCTAATGTTTGTCTAAATAAATTAACCTCTTATATTGTGTTTTCTAGTATCCAGGACCAAATAGCAAGAAGCAAATTAAGTAAGCTGAATACCAAAACATTTAGATTAAGCTATAAAGGAAATGCTGGTTGCAGGATTTTTTACTTCAACAGTGGATTACTGCATTTCATCTGTTATTCTCTGGAAGAAACTTTACAAAAACCTTAAAAATCATGCGATTAAGTAACCTCAAATCAGTGGAATCAGAGGGTGAAAAGCCACTGAAGTTGGTGTGCTCTAGGCAGAAATgacttgctctctctctcaaaatgGAAGTTGAGATTATTCTCGAGCAACCACAAGCACCTGTTTCCCAACATTGCGACCGCTGAACAGACCAACAAGGGCAGCAGGGCCATTCTCGAGGCCTTCTGCAATGTCTTCCACATAGGTGATCTTGTTTTCTCGGATATAAGGCAGTACAAGGTCAAGAAACTTTGGATATAGGTGATAGTATTCATAAACTGCAAATCCTTCCATTCTAATACGTTTGAAAAGAACAGATGCCAAATTATGTATTCCCTCGGGTTTATCAAGATTGTACTGTGAGATCATTCCACACACAGCAATTCGGCTATGCACTTTCATGTTCAGGAGCGTCGCGTCCAATGTCTTTCCTCCAACGTTTTCGAAGTAAATATCAATTCCTTCGGGGAAGTACCTGCAAGAAATCAATGTATTCTTGATTCAGTACTGCTAGAGGCGCAGCAGCTGCTGATTTTGCTGCATCTAATTATGTTCCACCCTGATCTCATGTGCTAACAGATTAGGCTAAGTATCACACCTTGATTGATTTGCAAAGAAAGTGCTGAAGTGTATAAATTCTTTGGCTTGCATGCTTTAGGGGATTGTTGAGTTAGGACTTAGGACAGAATGACAATCTCAGATTTATGTCTGCAACTTCATGTTTATAAAAACTTCAAAACTTCTGTTTGTCCGTTTAGAATTTCTTGATTGCAATATGGTAATTCATAGCCCTCAATGTTCAGCATTTATAAATGATCTTGTGGTAGCTTACGTATGAGGATATGCTATGGTTATGGAGTACTAAAGGAATAAGTATCAGAATTTGGGAACGAGAAGCTGTGAGAGTGAAAAGGATGTCATCAAATTAGGCACTGGCTGACATCTCTTTCCAGTTTATGGCCAAAGCGgattcatgataaaaactcatgATAGTTTTGACAATTTGTGGCGGAAACAAAATTGGGGCACTTACACTGAACATGTTCATTGAATTCTCGAGCAAAGAATACCTACTTGGGAACCTAATCAGAATCTGGTCCAGCGATGGTAGTGACCACAAAAAAAGAAGCTTCTAATAAGGTAGAGGTTTGGATATGGTTaccatggaaaagaaaaaagctcAAGCATTGACCAGCCTAATCCTCAAAAAGATTCAATTACATTGTCAGATTCTGctaattttggaaaatttgtaCCTACCTCTTCAGAGCAGCATCCAAGTCCTGTTCTTCTTTGTAATTGAAAGCATCATCGAACCCAAACTTGTTCTTCAGAAGATCAATCTAGTCGATGTTAAATGTAAGGTGGAAGTTAGTTCAAGAATGAAATATAAGAGGCCAAACAAAAGTTCACTGTTCAAATTCAAACGAACAAACAGGTAAAACTTAATGTACCTTTGCTTTACTTCCTGCACTTCCAACTACGTAGCAGCCTGCCAACTTTGCAAACTGTCCAACAAGCTGACCGACAGCACCAGCTGCAGCAGATATAAAtactttttctccctttttaggTTTGCAAACTTCATAGAATCCAACATAAGCAGTCATGCCAGGCATGCCTTTCCATATACAAAAGTATCAATATTAGAACAAGGAATGGTAGGGGAGCTGAGCTTGTGTTCCAGTTTTCTAAAGGTTTCATAGGTACTAAAGATCAATAGCAGCCTATTAAGAAGAACTAAAGATGCCCAGACTTTAAGGTCCAATCATCTATAATGATGTCAATCAGGTTTCTCATGCACAAATGCAAACTGGGGAGAAGAGAGTTGAAGAAATTGGGAAGGAAAGATAAGCAGTCTAGGAAATGCAAATTGTGAAAGACTTATCTTCAAATTCATCAAGGAGCTCCTACTATTTTTGTTTAGAAGCCAAGTTTTCatgttttttctttcctttcgcATCTTTTGGCCCAACAAAacatttttatataaaaaaatggtTTACATCAATGAATTTGTAATCTACTGTTTGTAGTCACAGATCCTCAATGTCTAAGTAAACTCGACGAAAACCACGAGCTGAACCACACTGGTGAAGTGCTTTTCTGACAAAAGTTTTTCTAAGGTTTCATTTCATTAATGAACAAAAGTTTGGTAAACTCTTTCTCCTTCCCTAAGTTAGCCACAGAATATGCTTGAAATGTCAGGTATCAGGACATTACATCCGAATGCCAAATGAATAACATGAAACAAATATATATTGTGAAACTTAAGCAAACTGCAACTTTGTCTGCACTCTGAAGCCTGCACAGGCATACTCCCCTGAGAAGTGAGAACACATAAATGCAGCTCCAGTTCTCACAGTTATAAAAGGGATCAAATTTGTTAGACAATTATCAGCTACAGCATCTCCATATAACAGGAAATAAGAGTGGAAATTACCTAGTAATCCAGTGTAATGGGAAAGAGGAATGTCTATGTGCTCAATCTTGAAAAGAGAATCAGGTGCTGCTATGAGACTGTACTCCTCCCATCCTGTTATACCCCATACCAAGTCACCCTTCTTGAATTTTGGGTGCTTTGAATCCAGTACCTTAGATACCGCATACCCATTTATTGGCTGCATGTTATCAACACTATGGTTAATAGATGCAAAATTTAACTTGTGATTTACATCACTTACCATAAGCATAGAACAAAAACACATTTGCATCACTTCTTTTAACATTACAGCAAGGCATTGCATTTGAATAGGATCTTCTTGTGATTATAACAAATTCCAGCAAACGTGAGAATGTTCCAAATTGTTTCTGTGCACAAACTGGTACTCAAAAACATTCATGAACTTGATTTTGTCTTTGTTTTTCAGGTATTAGATACATGAATCCAGAAACGAAGAAGTGCACCTCAATCACCAAAGAGAATGACACCAAGGTATCGGAAGGTgaactttttcaaattcatgAAAGATGCAAGTCATATTAGAGGCTTCCCTGTTCCTAATTAACTTGAGAGAGATCATCAGATGTCactcttttgtttgctttctaaACAATCCCTTCTAACAAGTCAATTTTTCCCTTCATCAGAAATGACTATAACAAGTTTGACACGAAAACTAATCACTACACATAATGTCATGCCCCGCATCCACGAGCTATGAACAACTTggtgatagggtgttaattgttgattattttattattaatttctcctTTATTCttatcaaatattattttaattattaatatttacttatatttggtatctggactAAATTTCAGAGAATGGAacagaaaactaaaaaaatgagGGACTTTCCACTATAAAATTGAGACTTCAAACAGTTGGGCCCCATATGATGTTACAAGGAAGCCTTTTTCGGTTGCTGGCCcacaaggagaagaagaaacgaattccttttctttgtgcTGACGGGAGTCTTTGATTAGCAATaggaaacaaaaggagaaaaattcGGTAGAGAGCTTGATCTGACGGATTGCACCCTTTTCTCTAAATTCGGCGGGGACCACTAGACAAAAGTAGTCTTTGTTCTAGAATATGAGAGCTTCGTTTTGTTTTTGTCCTTGCTAGTTCCTTCGTATTTAGAACTATAGCTTTGCCGTTTTCTTCTATAAAAGGGAGGAGGACGGAAACATAGCTGAGTTTTTTTTAGAGAATTACTTCTGCACTTTTGCATGGGATTTCCTCCATGAAGATGAATTAAATCCCTTCGTCTAGTCGAGAAACAACGGAGGACTTGGTTctactaaatttgtgagatcgaattgatttttatttattttcattattcACTGGTATTAGCCTATCTTCTGCTTTTATGttcatatggttgttttattattcgatTATCCAAGACCCGGattctagattaattcaataacctgaagtcaattagggtagttaaatccgtaattgtttaattattctaaactggtggcaactggcatgattgggtttgtgtcagggagatagacaggctaacttaaagagaccctcgtagcgtgttgattggttagaattaggctcttctaattattcatgcaattagggaattgaacttctatggtcgtacctagggttatttcctgattagagaaatagtcaacggtcgtactttggctatcgacaaattgaggaagagttggttgtttatcgcgtgtatgacaactataactaattaatcagatagtaactggaataatccttgcatctgtgatcgaattaagtaaaccatctccgaagttgtctcttggctagagttcatccattattatttttagtgTGATAATTAGTTGTTTGAgttgtaattgttttattttattttaatttattccaagcaatttagttactctcattttcaaaaaccacccatacttcggactctaaaagaaataaattatccccagtccttgtggattcgaccctgcttatcactatctacagaaattatattttatttaagcaggtatttattattgcacaggttcgacacTCTGTCACTTGGTTTAATCATTTGTGACTGTCTGTTATGTCCAAAATTTATGAAACTAAACAAATGTGCCCCTCAGTATTAATACACACACCTTTAAGTTAAAAAGTCTAAACCCCAATGGCCAATTCATACCATGATAACAAGTACTTAAAATAGAACAGGAAATAAAAGCGAGAGGAAGCCAGAATTGTAGGCTTACAGATCCAGGAGTGTAATGAGAGGATCCATCCTCGAAAGTAGAATATGCAGGCTTTGGCATGAGAAGGCTCATGTAAGGATCGCAAGACAAGTAGAGATTCTTAAGCAACACCCCATTATCTGAGCTTTCAGGAACTTCCAAGCTTATCTTCTTGTCAGTGGCGATGATAAAATCGGACTCTTTTGGGGAACCACTCACATAGTCTTTCAATAACACCTGCTTGTTCTTCACCATCTCTAATTTCTCTGCCATTTTCCCACTATTACTACGGTCAGGAGCACAAATATTCTTGAGCTGTGGTCTCTTACTACCTCTGAAAAATAGTTTTGTGATTGTATGGAGCAGAAATTTGGTGGCTCTTATAGAAGAGAAGCAGAAATGGTTATGATGCGTTTCATGACGTCAATGAAATCCAGAAAAGGTCAGGATTTGTTTTCACCTGTCAAACTTCCAAGTCTcatgttttgaaatttttgatcaATGGCTGTATGCATGAATAAACCTTTGATTATTTGAAGAAAACTGTGTCCAAATCATAGCCCTTAATTTTTCCTTAATGTATTGGGACCATGGTTCGTCATCGCAGGTTGCGGTCGTGTTACGGTCTCAATTGTTTCGCATCTATCATGGCATATCGATTGAATCGGGTGATACGCATATTATAACAcataaaagttttcaaaaaatttgaaaaaattactaaaattagaaaatatcaaaaaaagacgcaatttgaaaaaatatatccAAATCGACTCCGAATTAACTCAGATATATAGACCGATACCATGTATCACAGATTTAAATCGGCCAATATCAGTCGAGTTAGAGCGAGCTGCCGTAGATATTACCATATTAGCGATTTGGAAATCGGTATCGTACCAATCCCCTCTGTTTCGGTTACGACTCAGCCGATACGTATT
This region of Coffea arabica cultivar ET-39 chromosome 3c, Coffea Arabica ET-39 HiFi, whole genome shotgun sequence genomic DNA includes:
- the LOC113735183 gene encoding 2-alkenal reductase (NADP(+)-dependent)-like, which encodes MAEKLEMVKNKQVLLKDYVSGSPKESDFIIATDKKISLEVPESSDNGVLLKNLYLSCDPYMSLLMPKPAYSTFEDGSSHYTPGSPINGYAVSKVLDSKHPKFKKGDLVWGITGWEEYSLIAAPDSLFKIEHIDIPLSHYTGLLGMPGMTAYVGFYEVCKPKKGEKVFISAAAGAVGQLVGQFAKLAGCYVVGSAGSKAKIDLLKNKFGFDDAFNYKEEQDLDAALKRYFPEGIDIYFENVGGKTLDATLLNMKVHSRIAVCGMISQYNLDKPEGIHNLASVLFKRIRMEGFAVYEYYHLYPKFLDLVLPYIRENKITYVEDIAEGLENGPAALVGLFSGRNVGKQVLVVARE